A single window of Sneathiella limimaris DNA harbors:
- the hisI gene encoding phosphoribosyl-AMP cyclohydrolase — MTDLDTLLKFNSDGLIPAIAQQHDTGEVLMMAWMNRDAIDETLQTGQVCYWSRSRKGLWRKGESSGQVQKLVKFRVDCDGDTILLLVDQKGVACHTGRRNCFYNEVSDGQVSIIADVEIDPNQLYGEK; from the coding sequence ATGACTGATTTGGATACCCTGCTGAAATTCAATAGTGATGGCCTCATTCCGGCCATCGCCCAGCAGCATGATACAGGCGAAGTCCTGATGATGGCCTGGATGAACCGGGATGCAATTGACGAGACATTGCAAACCGGACAGGTCTGCTACTGGTCCCGGTCCCGCAAAGGGCTGTGGCGAAAAGGTGAAAGTTCTGGTCAGGTGCAGAAACTGGTCAAGTTCCGCGTCGATTGCGATGGGGACACGATCCTGTTGCTGGTCGATCAAAAGGGCGTTGCCTGCCATACAGGGCGGCGGAATTGCTTCTATAATGAAGTCAGCGATGGTCAGGTCAGCATTATCGCTGATGTGGAAATCGATCCCAACCAGCTTTATGGAGAGAAATAG
- the metC gene encoding cystathionine beta-lyase → MKDETKIVVSGRNPEDNFGIVNPPVYHASTVLYSSLAELQQAHRDRAEGKQVVTYGRIGTPTSWSLENAVADLEGGYRTQVFPSGLAACSFAIQAFVKSGDHILVTDSVYNPTRQFCETVLKKFGVQTTYYDPLIGKGIAELIQDNTTVIFTESPGSQTFEMQDIPAIAEIAHQHGAVVIMDNTWASPLFYKPFEHGVDVSIQAGTKYIVGHSDVMIGTVTTTEKHWPALQAAANQMGQTSGPDDVYLAQRGLRTLSVRLKQHMENAIKIAKWLEDRPEVHSVLHPALESHPQHDLWKRDFLGASGLFSFRLKACSKEAMAAFLDNLELFGMGYSWGGYESLIIYADPSSYRTATTWDNSNPLIRVHIGLEDPEDLMADLSAGFEKLAAAS, encoded by the coding sequence ATGAAAGACGAAACAAAAATTGTGGTCAGTGGCCGGAACCCAGAAGACAATTTCGGGATCGTCAATCCACCCGTCTATCATGCCTCCACCGTTCTATATTCATCCCTTGCCGAATTGCAGCAAGCCCACAGGGACCGTGCGGAAGGTAAGCAAGTTGTCACCTACGGACGGATCGGAACTCCAACTAGCTGGTCACTGGAAAATGCAGTTGCAGATCTGGAAGGCGGATACCGGACTCAGGTCTTTCCATCTGGTCTGGCAGCTTGCTCATTTGCCATTCAGGCTTTTGTCAAATCCGGCGATCACATTCTGGTTACGGACAGTGTTTATAATCCTACTCGGCAGTTCTGTGAGACGGTTCTAAAAAAGTTTGGCGTACAAACGACTTATTACGATCCATTGATCGGAAAAGGAATCGCAGAGCTGATTCAGGACAACACAACCGTCATTTTTACAGAATCACCCGGCTCGCAAACATTCGAAATGCAGGATATTCCGGCAATCGCTGAAATTGCCCACCAGCATGGTGCCGTTGTCATAATGGATAACACCTGGGCATCTCCTTTATTTTACAAGCCTTTCGAGCATGGTGTTGATGTATCCATTCAAGCTGGTACCAAATATATCGTTGGTCATTCTGACGTCATGATCGGAACCGTCACCACAACCGAAAAGCATTGGCCAGCCCTGCAAGCGGCCGCCAACCAGATGGGCCAGACATCGGGACCCGATGATGTCTATCTTGCTCAGCGGGGACTTCGCACCCTGTCTGTGCGCCTGAAACAGCATATGGAAAATGCAATCAAGATCGCCAAATGGCTGGAAGACCGTCCCGAAGTTCATTCTGTATTGCACCCTGCCCTGGAAAGCCATCCGCAGCATGATCTGTGGAAACGAGATTTCCTTGGGGCGTCAGGCTTGTTTTCCTTCCGGCTGAAAGCCTGCTCAAAAGAGGCTATGGCAGCCTTCTTGGATAATCTGGAGCTGTTCGGCATGGGATATAGCTGGGGTGGTTATGAAAGCCTGATCATCTATGCTGACCCCAGTAGCTACCGGACCGCGACGACCTGGGACAACTCCAACCCATTGATCCGGGTTCATATCGGTCTTGAGGATCCTGAAGACCTGATGGCGGATCTATCCGCAGGTTTTGAAAAACTGGCGGCGGCGAGCTAA
- a CDS encoding amino acid ABC transporter substrate-binding protein: MKKASFLAVAATATLMAGAASAGTLDDVKAKGFIQCGVTTGLAGFAAPNDQGVWEGFDVDFCRSMSAAIFGDPDKVKYTPTTAKERFTALQSGEIDVLARNTTWTLTRDVNLGFEFVGVNYYDGQGFMVKKSLGVSSAKELDGARVCLQSGTTTELNLADYFAAEGMKYDSVLFDTADEVRTAYLDDKCDVYTTDQSGLYAQRSVVPNPDNHVVLPEVISKEPLGPLVRHGDNQWGDIARWVLNALINAEEMGITSANAADMKGSANPGIARLMGASGDLGEQLGLSNDWAYNIVSMVGNYGEIFEKHLGQGTPLKISRGLNAQWNKGGILYAPPAR, from the coding sequence ATGAAAAAAGCGAGCTTTTTAGCTGTCGCTGCTACAGCTACTTTGATGGCCGGTGCTGCTTCTGCAGGCACATTGGACGATGTTAAGGCCAAAGGCTTTATTCAGTGCGGTGTGACAACAGGTCTTGCTGGCTTTGCAGCTCCGAACGACCAAGGTGTCTGGGAAGGCTTTGACGTCGACTTCTGCCGCTCTATGTCTGCAGCCATCTTTGGTGATCCGGACAAAGTAAAATACACACCAACAACTGCAAAAGAACGCTTCACAGCTCTGCAGTCTGGTGAAATTGATGTTCTTGCTCGTAACACAACATGGACACTGACACGTGACGTGAACCTCGGTTTCGAGTTTGTTGGCGTCAACTACTACGATGGTCAGGGCTTCATGGTTAAGAAGTCTCTTGGCGTTTCTTCCGCCAAAGAACTTGACGGTGCACGGGTTTGCCTGCAGTCCGGTACAACAACTGAGCTGAACTTGGCTGACTACTTCGCTGCTGAAGGCATGAAGTATGACTCAGTTCTGTTCGACACAGCTGACGAAGTACGGACAGCTTATCTGGACGACAAATGTGACGTTTACACAACTGACCAATCTGGTCTGTATGCACAGCGTTCCGTTGTTCCAAATCCAGACAACCACGTTGTTCTTCCAGAAGTGATCTCCAAAGAGCCTCTTGGTCCACTTGTTCGCCACGGCGACAACCAGTGGGGTGATATTGCTCGTTGGGTACTGAACGCATTGATCAACGCTGAAGAAATGGGCATTACATCTGCAAATGCCGCTGACATGAAAGGCAGTGCAAATCCAGGTATTGCTCGTCTGATGGGTGCATCTGGCGATCTGGGTGAGCAGCTTGGCCTGTCCAACGACTGGGCATACAACATTGTATCCATGGTTGGTAACTACGGTGAAATCTTTGAAAAGCACCTGGGTCAAGGAACTCCACTCAAAATTTCACGCGGTCTGAACGCTCAGTGGAATAAAGGCGGTATCCTTTATGCACCACCTGCACGCTAA
- a CDS encoding amino acid ABC transporter permease — protein sequence MTADVSGQSGVSLWRDPKIRAIFFQVLVLGLFLAFVLYVGNNTIINLEKRGIASGFGFLSQPAGFDIGVVLLMDFNAQTSTHGDVLLIGMINTLAVSFAGIVLATIIGFIFGVLRLSNNWMVNKIAAVYIEVVRNIPLLVQLLFWYGAVGAFLPGVKDSIHLSENVYLNIRGLAFPKIIPEAGFMIIPIALIIGIVATVFVSKWAQKRQDATGQPFPTFWAGLGLIIGLPIIAALVSGIPFSIEDPKFGRFNIQGGWSLEPEFLALLLGLAIYTGSFIAEIVRAGINSVSHGQTEAANSLGLHPNKTMRLIILPQALRVIIPPLTSQYLNLTKNSSLATAVGYPEIVAIFSGTSLNQTGQAIEIIALTMLFYLVISLLISLFMNWYNKKIALVER from the coding sequence ATGACTGCAGATGTCTCGGGCCAAAGTGGAGTAAGTCTATGGCGTGATCCGAAAATCCGAGCGATTTTCTTTCAGGTCCTCGTACTAGGCCTATTCCTTGCTTTTGTACTTTACGTTGGCAACAACACCATTATTAACCTTGAGAAACGGGGAATTGCCTCAGGGTTTGGGTTCTTGAGCCAACCTGCCGGTTTTGATATCGGCGTTGTCCTATTGATGGACTTTAATGCGCAGACCTCCACACACGGGGATGTGCTTCTCATCGGCATGATCAATACCCTTGCGGTATCCTTTGCCGGTATTGTTCTGGCAACCATTATCGGATTTATCTTCGGTGTTTTGCGGCTATCCAATAACTGGATGGTCAACAAAATTGCCGCCGTTTACATTGAAGTGGTTCGAAACATTCCGTTGCTGGTGCAGTTGCTGTTCTGGTACGGCGCGGTGGGTGCGTTCCTGCCCGGCGTTAAAGACAGTATTCACCTTTCTGAGAATGTGTATTTGAATATTCGCGGGCTCGCCTTTCCGAAAATTATTCCGGAAGCCGGGTTCATGATCATTCCGATCGCTCTCATCATTGGTATTGTTGCAACTGTCTTTGTTTCCAAATGGGCACAGAAGCGGCAGGATGCTACCGGTCAGCCATTTCCGACTTTCTGGGCCGGTCTGGGGTTGATTATAGGGTTGCCGATCATCGCTGCACTGGTTTCCGGTATTCCGTTCTCAATCGAAGATCCGAAATTCGGTCGCTTCAATATTCAGGGCGGTTGGTCACTGGAGCCTGAATTCCTGGCCTTGCTGCTGGGATTGGCGATCTATACCGGCTCTTTCATTGCGGAAATTGTCCGTGCCGGTATCAATTCGGTTAGTCACGGCCAGACAGAAGCTGCCAACTCATTGGGATTACATCCGAATAAGACCATGCGTCTGATTATTCTGCCGCAGGCTCTTCGGGTTATCATTCCACCTTTGACCAGTCAGTATCTGAACTTGACCAAGAACTCCTCATTGGCCACCGCAGTTGGCTATCCGGAGATTGTGGCCATCTTCAGTGGAACGTCCTTGAACCAGACTGGCCAGGCGATTGAAATTATCGCGCTGACCATGTTGTTCTATCTGGTAATCAGTCTTCTGATTTCCCTGTTCATGAACTGGTACAACAAGAAAATCGCATTGGTGGAGAGGTAA
- a CDS encoding amino acid ABC transporter permease, producing the protein MAIVKTERHPEMPPPVSQTGVIGWLRENLFSSWLNSILTLVSLYVVWWAVSHLVSYTIIDANFLGSTKADCTGEGACWVFIKERFGQNMYGFYPVDERWRVDLGYILGAIGLFLVLSDVVKDKKWPAIFLFLIYPVVCYFLFYGGVGLQVVETSEWGGLFLTLVLASVSIFVALPLGIVLALGRRSTMPAVRMMCVGFIELIRAVPLISVLFMASVMLPLFLPEGQNFDKLVRALVGMSLFSAAYMAEVIRGGLQAIPKGQMEAAKSLGLGYWQAMAFIILPQALKISIPAIVNTFIGLFKDTTLVLIIGLLDLLSIVKGGLADTKWLGLATEGYVFVAAVFWVFCFGMSRYSIWLENKLHTGHKR; encoded by the coding sequence ATGGCTATTGTAAAAACAGAACGCCATCCGGAAATGCCGCCACCGGTATCCCAGACGGGCGTTATTGGCTGGCTGCGGGAGAATTTATTCTCCAGTTGGCTAAACTCGATTTTGACCTTGGTCTCTCTTTATGTGGTTTGGTGGGCTGTATCGCATCTCGTCAGCTATACGATCATTGATGCGAATTTCCTTGGTTCAACCAAAGCGGATTGTACTGGGGAAGGCGCCTGCTGGGTCTTTATTAAAGAGCGGTTTGGTCAAAACATGTATGGGTTCTATCCGGTAGATGAACGCTGGCGGGTGGATCTTGGATATATTCTCGGGGCGATCGGGTTGTTCCTGGTTCTCTCTGATGTGGTCAAGGACAAGAAGTGGCCTGCCATCTTCCTGTTCCTGATTTATCCGGTTGTTTGCTACTTCCTCTTCTACGGAGGAGTTGGACTGCAGGTGGTTGAAACCTCTGAATGGGGTGGATTGTTCCTGACCCTGGTTTTGGCCTCGGTGTCCATTTTTGTGGCTTTGCCGCTTGGGATCGTTCTGGCGCTTGGGCGTCGCTCGACCATGCCGGCCGTTCGTATGATGTGCGTTGGATTTATCGAACTGATCCGTGCGGTTCCGCTCATTTCCGTGCTGTTTATGGCGTCAGTTATGCTGCCGCTGTTCCTGCCGGAAGGACAGAATTTCGATAAACTGGTTCGGGCTCTTGTAGGTATGTCCCTTTTCTCCGCAGCTTATATGGCTGAGGTGATCCGCGGTGGCTTGCAGGCAATCCCGAAAGGACAGATGGAAGCTGCCAAGTCTCTTGGACTTGGATATTGGCAGGCCATGGCATTTATTATTCTGCCGCAGGCCTTAAAAATTTCCATTCCGGCCATCGTGAATACCTTTATCGGCTTGTTCAAGGATACAACTCTTGTCCTGATCATCGGCCTTCTGGATCTGCTTAGCATCGTGAAAGGTGGTCTGGCAGATACCAAATGGCTGGGTCTCGCGACTGAGGGTTATGTCTTTGTTGCCGCCGTGTTCTGGGTATTTTGTTTTGGCATGTCACGTTACAGCATCTGGTTGGAGAACAAACTCCACACCGGACACAAACGATAG
- a CDS encoding amino acid ABC transporter ATP-binding protein, which yields MSEAAMSKSQEDAAIQIIGMHKWYGDFHVLRDINLTVERGERIVVCGPSGSGKSTMIRCINRLEEHQQGQIIVDGIELTNDVKKIDEIRREVGMVFQHFNLFPHLTVLENCTLAPIWVRKTPKAEAEATAMKFLERVKIPDQALKYPGQLSGGQQQRVAIARSLCMNPRIMLFDEPTSALDPEMISEVLDTMISLAEEGMTMVCVTHEMGFAKTVADRVIFMDQGEVIEQAPPIEFFENPQSERTKLFLSQILHNG from the coding sequence ATGAGTGAAGCAGCCATGAGTAAATCACAGGAAGATGCAGCCATTCAAATCATTGGCATGCATAAATGGTACGGAGACTTCCATGTTCTTCGGGATATCAACCTGACTGTTGAACGGGGTGAGAGAATTGTGGTTTGTGGACCTTCCGGGTCCGGTAAATCCACAATGATCCGCTGCATCAACCGTCTGGAAGAGCATCAGCAGGGCCAGATCATCGTTGATGGTATTGAACTGACCAACGATGTGAAGAAGATTGATGAAATCCGCCGCGAAGTCGGCATGGTGTTTCAGCACTTCAATCTGTTTCCGCATCTGACGGTTCTGGAGAACTGTACGCTGGCGCCGATTTGGGTTCGCAAGACCCCAAAGGCTGAGGCGGAAGCCACTGCCATGAAGTTCCTGGAACGGGTAAAGATCCCGGATCAGGCGCTTAAATATCCGGGGCAGCTTTCCGGAGGTCAGCAGCAGCGTGTGGCGATTGCCCGTTCGCTCTGCATGAACCCGCGGATCATGCTGTTTGATGAACCAACTTCTGCTCTTGATCCGGAAATGATTTCCGAGGTGCTCGACACCATGATCAGCTTGGCGGAAGAGGGGATGACAATGGTTTGTGTGACCCATGAAATGGGCTTTGCGAAAACCGTTGCTGACCGGGTTATCTTCATGGACCAGGGTGAAGTGATCGAGCAGGCACCACCTATCGAATTCTTCGAAAACCCACAAAGTGAGCGGACGAAACTCTTCCTCTCACAGATCCTGCATAACGGCTAA
- a CDS encoding GNAT family N-acetyltransferase → MPIMRKPEPNPDGSWPVTITYLKMTERQQPQAIPVPAIPHAIQRAEEPTVDFYRFLYDAVGKNWGWVDRKLLSDEELKTVIQDEDTEIYVLYIKGVPAGYCELNFKKFPKEVDLAYFGIMPEFIGMKLGPYFLNWAIEQAWLKGPECVTVNTCTLDHPKALPLYQRFGYVPYKQKVLSIAPIKD, encoded by the coding sequence ATGCCTATTATGCGAAAACCGGAGCCGAACCCGGACGGGTCCTGGCCGGTCACCATCACGTACCTGAAAATGACAGAGCGCCAGCAACCGCAGGCCATTCCAGTCCCGGCAATTCCTCACGCTATTCAGCGGGCGGAAGAGCCCACAGTTGATTTTTATCGCTTTCTATATGATGCGGTCGGCAAAAACTGGGGCTGGGTAGATCGAAAGCTTCTGTCTGATGAGGAGCTCAAAACCGTCATTCAGGATGAGGATACGGAAATCTATGTCCTTTATATCAAGGGCGTTCCGGCTGGCTATTGCGAGCTGAATTTCAAGAAATTCCCAAAGGAAGTAGATCTGGCCTATTTCGGGATTATGCCCGAATTTATCGGCATGAAATTGGGTCCCTATTTCCTCAACTGGGCAATTGAACAGGCCTGGCTGAAAGGGCCGGAATGCGTGACGGTCAATACCTGCACACTGGACCATCCCAAGGCCCTGCCCCTCTATCAGCGCTTTGGCTATGTTCCTTATAAGCAGAAAGTCCTATCGATCGCCCCGATCAAGGACTGA